The genomic segment GAATGCTCGAGAACAAAGAGGGCGCTCATGTAGAAGATGAGGCGATCGCAAAAGAAATGGGGATCTCCGTCGAGGAGTTCAACTCACTTCTTACTAAGATCAGCGGCACATCACTCGTATCTTTAAATGATATTTGGTTCCTTGGCGATGAGAACGACGAGGTTTCTTTCATGGAGACATTAGAATCTCCGATGAACATGAATCCGGACACCATCATCGAAAAAGAAGAGATCAAAAATGTGATCGTGGAAGCGATCAAAACACTTCCGGACAAAGAGAAAAAAGTAATCGTTCTTTATTATTACGAAGATCTAACTTTAAAAGAGATCGGAGAAGTATTGGAAGTAACCGAATCCAGGATTTCACAACTTCATACGAGAGCAGTAGCAAGACTTCGTAGTAAATTAGGAAAAGTGAAATCGGTTATTAGCAAAAAGTAATCTACTGCACGAGGGCAAAGGTTCTTGAGTCTTACATCCTTTCTAAAAGACCAATCTAAAGAACTAGACAAGCTCCAAAACGAGCAGGTAGAAGTTATAGCTCCTACATTGGAGAAATGTCTTCAGTTAGCTGCAGCGCATCTCAAAAGAAAATCACATGAGCTGGACTATATAGTAATCAAACGCGGAAAGAAAAAACTTTTCGGTTCAGAACCTTGGCATATCAGAGCATCCATTCTTCCTGAAGATACATTCTTAGATGAACTATCAGAACTAGACAAAAAACTCACAGGCGGATCCGGAAAATTAGTCTCCAAAGATCTGAAGGAGTTCCTACAACCTAAGGATAGAGATGGAAGAGCAGTCGTTCAAATTTTCAGGAACGGAACTTATCTTACAATATATCCTCCTTCCGGTGAAGGAAAAGCAATCGAACTTTCAGAAGTTTCTCGCAGACTTTCCGTTCGAGGAATAAACGAAGTAGATGATGGTCAGATCCGTAAGATTGTAAAAGAGACAAAGGGAGAACCAATCTATATTTCCAATATGAAACCAAGGCAGGGTGCCGAGGCTAAAATGGTATTGGATATTGCTCCTGATAAGATGAAAGCAAAGATCACTTTCATTCCTCCAAAGCCAGGCGGAAGAGATCTAGAGGTAAAAGACGTAGTCAATTATCTCAAAAACGCAGGGATCAAATACGGAGTAAAAGAAGAAGAGATCCAAAGAAGGTTGGAGGATGAATTTTATAACCAACCTTTCACAGCCGCAGAAGGAGATCCTCCTGTTAACGGAAAGAATGCACAGGTCATCTACCATGTTCGTATCAGCAAGAAGGTAGTTTTCAGAGAAGATGAATCCGGAAAAGTTGATTATAAGGATATGGATCTGATCGAGAACGTTGTGGTAGGACAACTTCTCGCAGAAAAAATCCCTGCGGAAAGAGGGAAGTACGGTCGCACATTATTTAACGAACTTTTACCTGCAAAAGACGGATTAGATACGGAACTCAAACAAGGAAAAGGAACAATTCTTTCCGAAGACAGAACCAAACTCACTGCAGAGGTGAACGGACAAGTAGTCTATGCAAGCGGAAGGCTCTCTGTCGAAACAGTTTACAGAGTCAACGGTGACGTTGGTATTAAAACAGGTAACGTTACATTCTTAGGTTCAGTGATCATCACCGGAAACGTAGAAGATAATTACTCGGTTAAGGCCGCAGGAAATATCGAGATCTACGGAACTGTCCAAAAAGCAAATGT from the Leptospira andrefontaineae genome contains:
- a CDS encoding FapA family protein translates to MSLTSFLKDQSKELDKLQNEQVEVIAPTLEKCLQLAAAHLKRKSHELDYIVIKRGKKKLFGSEPWHIRASILPEDTFLDELSELDKKLTGGSGKLVSKDLKEFLQPKDRDGRAVVQIFRNGTYLTIYPPSGEGKAIELSEVSRRLSVRGINEVDDGQIRKIVKETKGEPIYISNMKPRQGAEAKMVLDIAPDKMKAKITFIPPKPGGRDLEVKDVVNYLKNAGIKYGVKEEEIQRRLEDEFYNQPFTAAEGDPPVNGKNAQVIYHVRISKKVVFREDESGKVDYKDMDLIENVVVGQLLAEKIPAERGKYGRTLFNELLPAKDGLDTELKQGKGTILSEDRTKLTAEVNGQVVYASGRLSVETVYRVNGDVGIKTGNVTFLGSVIITGNVEDNYSVKAAGNIEIYGTVQKANVEADGDIIIRQGVSGRDEARIESTGGNVIAKFIQNATVVTEKDVVVQEGILHCFVSAGGKVISNGKRGQIVGGTIRASDTIAAKVIGSSANPATELIVGTDPKVLKQISEYEEKLAENQDKFEQISKSLKTLKARKENDPASFTQDHEQQLIKTSKATEKLETRVREYENEIQNLKSYIEERAANGKISVEKTLFGGVTIKIKSADFKTRNEIKHKTFVEENGVIRQLPYQDPEPDKKDWRKNRSRGK
- the whiG gene encoding RNA polymerase sigma factor WhiG is translated as MSKLFDKYNNTDETELWKSYRSTKDQNIRSYLVEKYSPLVKHVAGRIAIGMPQNVEFDDLVSYGVFGLLDAIEKFDPDRQIKFKTYAMTRIRGSIFDELRSIDWIPRSIRQKAKQLEQIIGMLENKEGAHVEDEAIAKEMGISVEEFNSLLTKISGTSLVSLNDIWFLGDENDEVSFMETLESPMNMNPDTIIEKEEIKNVIVEAIKTLPDKEKKVIVLYYYEDLTLKEIGEVLEVTESRISQLHTRAVARLRSKLGKVKSVISKK